Proteins co-encoded in one Sulfuricaulis limicola genomic window:
- the bamB gene encoding outer membrane protein assembly factor BamB, protein MKQLVAVLCVLGMLSACGGGKAVREEPAKLQEFSAQRRVQEIWTADSGASAAKLAVTLSPALDGDVIYTSDPKGKVRAFAANSGRRLWQVRVKQLVTGATAAGDGLVVVATKKGEVIALDRADGHRLWTSGISSQALAPAAIGAGVVVVQSVDGKLTGLSAKDGKRLWRYERTEPPLSLYGTARPVIVADAVLTGFASGKVAAIHVQTGKLLWELPVAQPQGRNEVERLVDVDVSPVVVRNVLYAASYQGKIIALDAQTGRILWSRDVSTYSGMDADANNIYLTDDRGNVMAFDQRTGASVWKQEQLRARQLNAPRCVDGLVAVGDFEGYVHWLSSDDGHFVARYRVGSKAVRSQVLAGHDMLYVSNQAGNLAALRLEKN, encoded by the coding sequence ATGAAACAGCTCGTTGCCGTCTTGTGTGTCCTGGGCATGCTGTCCGCTTGTGGCGGCGGCAAGGCGGTGCGTGAGGAGCCTGCCAAACTCCAGGAGTTTTCCGCCCAGAGGCGGGTGCAGGAAATATGGACGGCCGACAGCGGCGCGAGCGCGGCCAAGCTGGCCGTTACGCTGTCGCCCGCGCTCGATGGCGATGTGATTTATACCTCCGATCCCAAGGGGAAGGTGCGCGCCTTTGCCGCGAACAGCGGTCGCCGCCTGTGGCAGGTGCGTGTGAAGCAACTGGTGACGGGAGCGACGGCCGCCGGTGACGGTCTGGTGGTGGTTGCCACCAAGAAGGGCGAGGTCATCGCGCTCGACCGGGCCGACGGGCACCGGCTCTGGACCAGCGGCATATCGAGTCAGGCCTTGGCGCCGGCGGCGATTGGTGCCGGCGTCGTCGTGGTGCAGTCGGTGGATGGCAAGCTCACAGGCCTGTCGGCCAAGGACGGCAAACGTTTGTGGCGCTACGAGCGCACCGAGCCGCCACTCAGCCTGTACGGCACGGCCAGGCCCGTGATCGTCGCCGACGCGGTATTGACGGGTTTCGCCAGCGGCAAGGTGGCCGCCATTCATGTCCAGACCGGCAAGCTTCTGTGGGAATTGCCGGTGGCGCAACCGCAGGGACGCAACGAGGTCGAGCGCCTGGTGGATGTCGATGTTTCGCCGGTGGTGGTGCGCAACGTGCTGTATGCCGCGAGCTATCAGGGCAAGATCATCGCGCTGGACGCACAGACCGGCCGTATTCTCTGGTCGCGCGACGTGTCCACTTATTCCGGCATGGATGCGGATGCGAACAACATTTATCTTACCGACGATCGCGGCAACGTCATGGCCTTCGACCAGCGCACCGGCGCCAGCGTGTGGAAACAGGAACAGCTGCGCGCGCGCCAGCTGAATGCACCGCGCTGCGTGGACGGCCTGGTGGCAGTCGGCGATTTCGAGGGATATGTGCACTGGCTGTCGAGCGATGACGGCCATTTCGTCGCACGCTACCGGGTCGGCAGCAAGGCCGTCCGGTCCCAGGTGCTGGCAGGCCACGACATGCTCTATGTCAGCAACCAGGCGGGCAATCTCGCCGCCTTGCGGCTGGAGAAAAACTGA
- a CDS encoding YfgM family protein produces MAAYEEQEDLDRLKTWWKNYGNSVIFGIALGAAILVGFRYWTQHTEQQRHGAAVLYDRMFQNFHAKKSADTRQLGESLMNDYSSTPYAGMAGLLLARLDFEAGDAPKARERLQWVLKNADAAAVQHAARLRLARIQLDSGDKEAALALLDVKDRAGFEAEYEELKGDIHAAQGQREAARSAYREAIKYLPAGSSYAPILNMKLDDLGLEQAP; encoded by the coding sequence TTGGCTGCATACGAAGAACAGGAAGATCTGGATCGACTCAAAACCTGGTGGAAGAATTACGGCAATTCCGTGATCTTCGGCATCGCGCTGGGTGCGGCGATACTGGTCGGTTTTCGCTACTGGACCCAGCATACGGAGCAGCAGCGGCATGGCGCCGCCGTGCTTTATGACCGGATGTTCCAGAATTTTCACGCCAAAAAATCCGCGGACACGCGCCAACTGGGCGAATCGCTGATGAACGACTATTCGTCCACGCCTTACGCCGGCATGGCCGGCCTGCTGCTCGCGCGTCTGGATTTCGAGGCCGGTGACGCACCCAAGGCGCGCGAACGCCTGCAGTGGGTGCTGAAAAACGCGGACGCGGCCGCGGTGCAGCACGCCGCGCGCCTGCGTCTGGCGCGCATTCAGCTGGACAGTGGTGACAAAGAGGCGGCTCTGGCGCTGCTGGATGTGAAGGATCGTGCGGGCTTCGAGGCGGAATACGAGGAACTGAAGGGCGATATTCATGCCGCCCAGGGCCAGCGCGAAGCCGCGCGTTCAGCGTATCGCGAGGCGATCAAGTATCTCCCTGCCGGGTCCTCCTATGCCCCGATACTTAATATGAAGCTCGACGATCTGGGTCTGGAGCAGGCCCCATGA
- the hisS gene encoding histidine--tRNA ligase, with protein MSKAIQAVRGMNDLLPDAVEHWQRIETAARDVLAAYGYREIRLPIVEKSELFARSIGSQTDIVEKEMYSFEDRNGENLTLRPEGTAGCVRAGIENGFLHNQIQRLWYAGPMFRHERPQKGRYRQFHQIGVEAFGIESPDLDAEIILMCARLWRTLGLDGLTLELNSLGTPESRAAYREELMRYLAAYHDRLDEDSLRRLEKNPLRILDSKNPAMREVIAGAPSLHDHLDEASRAHFVRVGEYLRDSGVSYTINPRLVRGLDYYTRTVFEWTTDRLGAQSAVCAGGRYDGLVEQLGGKSTPAAGFAIGMERLAELLALQGDAPQVLRPHAYLILLGEAAEKQGLRLAENLRNAGLRIECNCGGGGLKAQLKRADRSGVRHALLLGEEEVRQGSITIKDLRDGGQRAVAQNELVDLLTKSL; from the coding sequence TTGAGCAAGGCCATACAGGCCGTACGGGGCATGAATGACCTGCTGCCGGACGCCGTGGAACACTGGCAGCGAATCGAGACTGCCGCGCGCGACGTGCTCGCGGCCTACGGTTACCGCGAAATTCGCCTGCCCATCGTCGAGAAATCCGAACTCTTCGCGCGCTCCATCGGCAGCCAGACGGACATCGTCGAGAAGGAGATGTACAGCTTCGAGGATCGCAATGGCGAGAATCTCACCTTGCGACCCGAGGGTACGGCCGGCTGTGTCCGCGCCGGCATCGAGAACGGGTTCCTGCATAACCAGATTCAACGCCTGTGGTATGCCGGTCCGATGTTTCGCCACGAGCGGCCCCAGAAGGGCCGTTACCGGCAGTTTCACCAGATTGGCGTGGAAGCCTTCGGTATCGAGAGCCCGGACCTCGACGCCGAGATCATATTGATGTGCGCGCGCCTGTGGCGCACGCTCGGGCTCGATGGCCTGACCCTGGAGCTGAATTCGCTGGGTACGCCGGAATCGCGCGCGGCCTATCGCGAGGAACTGATGCGCTACCTGGCGGCGTATCACGACCGGCTGGATGAGGACAGCCTGCGGCGGCTGGAGAAAAATCCGCTGCGCATACTCGACAGCAAAAATCCCGCGATGCGCGAGGTTATTGCCGGCGCGCCGAGCCTGCACGATCATCTGGATGAGGCATCGCGCGCCCATTTTGTGCGCGTCGGCGAATATCTGCGAGACTCTGGCGTAAGCTACACCATTAATCCGCGTCTGGTGCGTGGTCTCGACTATTACACCCGCACTGTGTTCGAATGGACCACTGACCGGCTCGGCGCGCAATCGGCCGTCTGCGCCGGCGGCCGTTATGACGGCCTGGTGGAGCAGCTGGGCGGGAAGTCTACCCCGGCAGCCGGTTTTGCCATCGGCATGGAGCGTCTGGCCGAGCTGCTGGCCTTGCAGGGTGATGCACCTCAAGTGCTTCGACCGCACGCTTACCTCATCCTGTTGGGCGAAGCGGCGGAGAAGCAGGGTTTGAGGCTTGCTGAAAACCTGCGTAACGCGGGCCTGCGCATCGAATGCAATTGCGGCGGCGGTGGACTCAAGGCGCAGCTCAAACGCGCCGACCGCAGCGGGGTGCGCCATGCATTGCTGCTCGGCGAGGAAGAGGTCCGCCAGGGCTCGATCACGATCAAGGATTTGCGCGATGGTGGCCAGCGCGCGGTCGCGCAGAACGAGTTGGTCGATTTGCTGACCAAGAGCCTTTAA
- the ispG gene encoding flavodoxin-dependent (E)-4-hydroxy-3-methylbut-2-enyl-diphosphate synthase: protein MFSENPIKRRHSRRIMVGGVAVGGDAPVSVQSMTNTETTDVAATVAQIQALENAGADIVRVSIPTLDAAEAFGKIKQQVAVPLVTDIHFDYKIALRVAELGADCLRINPGNIGREDRVRAVVDAARDRGIPIRIGVNAGSLEKELQKKYGEPTPEALVESALRHIEMLDKLDFRDFKVSVKASDVFMAVSAYRQLATQIEQPLHLGITEAGGFRSGAVKSAIGLGMLLAEGIGDTIRVSLAADPVEEVRVGFDILKALHIRSKGINLIACPSCSRQEFDVIATVNALEQRIEDIKEPLDVAVIGCCVNGPGEARAAQIGLAGGSPNLLYINGKPDHKLGNEHLVDEIERVIRAELQRRREQGDTAPDKKVFPIKQTG from the coding sequence ATGTTCAGCGAAAACCCCATCAAGCGCCGCCACAGCCGGCGCATCATGGTCGGCGGGGTCGCCGTTGGCGGCGATGCACCGGTCAGCGTGCAGAGCATGACCAACACCGAGACCACGGACGTCGCCGCGACGGTGGCCCAGATTCAGGCACTGGAAAACGCCGGCGCCGATATCGTGCGCGTGTCGATTCCGACCCTGGACGCCGCCGAGGCCTTCGGCAAGATCAAACAGCAGGTCGCCGTGCCGCTGGTGACGGATATCCACTTCGACTACAAGATAGCGCTGCGCGTGGCCGAACTGGGCGCCGACTGTCTGCGCATCAACCCGGGCAACATCGGACGCGAGGACCGCGTGCGCGCCGTGGTGGATGCCGCGCGCGATCGCGGCATTCCGATCCGCATCGGCGTGAACGCCGGTTCGCTGGAAAAGGAACTGCAGAAGAAATACGGCGAGCCCACGCCGGAGGCGCTGGTGGAATCGGCGCTGCGTCACATCGAAATGCTCGACAAGCTCGACTTCCGTGATTTCAAGGTGAGCGTCAAGGCCTCGGACGTGTTCATGGCCGTGTCGGCCTACCGGCAACTGGCGACGCAGATCGAACAGCCGCTGCATCTCGGCATCACCGAGGCCGGCGGTTTCCGCTCCGGCGCGGTCAAGTCCGCCATCGGTCTCGGCATGCTGCTGGCGGAAGGCATCGGCGATACCATCCGCGTGTCGCTCGCGGCTGATCCGGTGGAAGAGGTGCGGGTGGGTTTCGATATCCTCAAGGCGTTGCACATCCGCAGCAAGGGCATCAATCTCATCGCCTGTCCCTCCTGCTCGCGCCAGGAATTCGATGTCATCGCCACGGTGAATGCGCTCGAACAGCGCATCGAGGACATCAAGGAACCGCTCGATGTCGCCGTCATCGGCTGCTGCGTGAACGGGCCCGGCGAGGCCAGGGCGGCGCAGATCGGCCTGGCGGGCGGCAGCCCGAACCTGCTTTACATCAATGGCAAGCCGGATCACAAGCTTGGCAACGAACATCTGGTGGACGAGATCGAGCGCGTGATCCGCGCCGAATTGCAGCGACGCCGCGAACAAGGCGATACGGCGCCGGACAAGAAAGTTTTCCCCATCAAGCAGACCGGTTGA
- a CDS encoding helix-turn-helix domain-containing protein, with protein MENIKPENPETGAPRTGPGKLLQQARLDLRLAPEDVAQILHLSSKQIIALEADDYKALSGPTYVRGYLRSYAQLLGLSPEQVVEAYNSLTIAPKPITLPQSAPPPQITSSDHVVKAATWGVAAILLALVYLWWQSGDESQDQVALTPGAAETLVEHRLGPDVTGDTNLAAAPAGLPGNGAREAAAPAGSGGAAPTQNAATPSASSSGQLAVSGMTLNVASAPKPASADAVPVERVTTRTRRAADIPPGVPRARMVLHAIQESWADIRDARDNRLLYENVPAGRRISIEGVPPFSVFVGNADGVRVEFNGQDYDVSRHKRGQVARFTLGGETAVNN; from the coding sequence ATGGAAAACATAAAACCGGAAAATCCCGAAACCGGCGCGCCACGTACCGGCCCGGGGAAATTGTTGCAGCAGGCGCGTCTGGATCTGCGCCTGGCGCCGGAGGACGTGGCGCAGATCCTGCACCTGTCGTCGAAGCAGATCATTGCGCTCGAAGCAGACGATTACAAAGCCTTGTCGGGGCCGACTTATGTCCGTGGCTATCTTCGCAGCTATGCGCAATTGCTGGGACTCTCGCCGGAACAGGTGGTTGAGGCCTACAACAGTCTCACGATTGCCCCCAAACCGATCACGTTGCCGCAATCGGCACCGCCGCCGCAAATCACGAGCAGCGACCATGTCGTCAAGGCGGCGACCTGGGGCGTCGCGGCGATCCTGCTCGCACTGGTTTATCTGTGGTGGCAAAGCGGAGATGAGTCGCAGGATCAGGTTGCCCTGACACCGGGGGCGGCAGAAACGCTCGTGGAGCACCGTTTGGGCCCGGATGTCACGGGCGACACCAATCTTGCTGCCGCGCCAGCCGGTTTGCCTGGCAATGGCGCCAGGGAAGCTGCCGCGCCGGCCGGGTCCGGCGGTGCAGCACCGACCCAGAATGCCGCCACGCCGTCGGCATCATCCAGCGGGCAGTTGGCGGTATCCGGCATGACGCTCAACGTCGCGTCGGCGCCCAAGCCGGCCAGTGCGGATGCGGTGCCGGTGGAGCGTGTCACGACGCGCACGCGACGGGCAGCGGACATCCCTCCGGGTGTTCCGCGCGCGCGCATGGTCTTGCATGCCATTCAGGAGTCCTGGGCGGATATTCGCGATGCGCGCGACAACCGGCTGTTGTACGAAAACGTTCCGGCCGGACGGCGCATCAGCATAGAGGGCGTGCCGCCGTTCAGCGTTTTTGTCGGCAATGCCGACGGGGTGCGGGTAGAATTCAACGGACAAGACTACGACGTCAGCCGGCACAAGCGCGGCCAGGTGGCGCGTTTTACGCTTGGCGGAGAAACGGCGGTGAACAATTGA
- the pilW gene encoding type IV pilus biogenesis/stability protein PilW encodes MSARFLLPAAMLLCAALAGCASSAERQAEQEKLIRRAETHVLLGSGYMRRGQLDVAKQELDKAYDLAPNNSQVNSMMALLQWRLNNPDEAARHFRKAVAAEPPNPEAWNNYGVFLCERGKIDEALTWFQKAAANAFYRTPEEVNLNAGVCLMKKPAPTVAEKYFREALRINPRLPGALYQLAKISLDSGQVLSARGFIERYFQAAEDTPESLLLAVKIERALYNKNAEASYALRLRGKFPTSPEAGQLQTLSGARKK; translated from the coding sequence GTGAGCGCGCGTTTCCTGTTACCGGCGGCGATGCTGCTGTGTGCTGCGCTTGCCGGCTGCGCTTCGTCTGCGGAACGGCAGGCGGAACAGGAAAAACTGATCAGGCGCGCGGAAACCCATGTCCTGCTTGGCTCTGGTTATATGCGACGCGGCCAGCTGGACGTGGCCAAACAGGAACTGGACAAGGCCTACGACCTGGCGCCGAACAATTCGCAGGTCAACAGCATGATGGCGCTGCTGCAATGGCGGTTAAACAATCCCGATGAGGCGGCGCGGCATTTCCGCAAGGCAGTCGCTGCGGAACCGCCAAATCCCGAAGCGTGGAATAATTATGGTGTATTCCTGTGCGAGCGCGGCAAGATTGACGAGGCGCTGACCTGGTTTCAGAAGGCGGCTGCCAATGCGTTTTACCGGACGCCCGAAGAGGTCAATCTGAACGCCGGCGTTTGCCTGATGAAAAAACCGGCTCCGACCGTCGCCGAAAAATATTTCCGCGAGGCTTTGCGTATCAATCCCAGGCTGCCGGGTGCGTTGTATCAGCTGGCCAAAATCAGCCTGGATTCAGGCCAGGTGTTGTCGGCGCGTGGTTTTATTGAGCGTTATTTCCAGGCCGCGGAGGATACGCCGGAGAGCCTGCTGTTGGCCGTCAAAATCGAGCGCGCCCTGTATAACAAGAATGCCGAAGCGAGTTATGCGCTGCGTTTGCGCGGCAAATTCCCGACGTCGCCCGAGGCCGGACAGTTACAGACCTTGTCGGGGGCGAGGAAGAAGTAG
- the rlmN gene encoding 23S rRNA (adenine(2503)-C(2))-methyltransferase RlmN, translating into MSAAEKTNLLNLDRAAMQEFFVGIGEKPFRATQVIQWIHQYGVDDFDAMTNLGKELRARLRETAEIRVPEIIQDQTAVDGTRKWLLRLNDGNAIETVFIPEEDRGTLCVSSQVGCTLNCSFCSTGHQGFNRSLTVAEIISQLLVANRALGRDPKGDRIITNVVLMGMGEPLLNFDNVLPAMRLMLDDYAYGLSRRRVTLSTAGVVPMLDHLREECPVSLAVSLHAPSDALRDQLVPLNKKYPIQELLEACRRYCADSPRSRVTFEYVMLEGVNDSIEHAHELVKILGDVPSKVNLIPFNPFPQTQYRRSSKQVIDRFRDVLIAAGLTTITRKTRGDDIDAACGQLAGRVQDRTRRRERLALRAGRA; encoded by the coding sequence TTGTCAGCTGCTGAAAAAACCAATTTGCTCAACCTGGATCGCGCGGCGATGCAGGAATTTTTCGTCGGCATCGGCGAAAAACCGTTTCGCGCCACCCAGGTCATCCAGTGGATTCACCAGTATGGCGTCGACGATTTCGATGCCATGACCAACCTGGGCAAGGAATTGCGCGCGCGTCTGCGGGAAACCGCCGAAATTCGCGTGCCGGAAATCATCCAGGATCAGACCGCTGTGGACGGCACGCGCAAGTGGCTGTTGCGGCTGAACGACGGCAACGCCATTGAGACGGTATTCATCCCGGAAGAGGACCGGGGCACGTTGTGCGTGTCCTCGCAGGTCGGCTGCACGCTCAACTGTTCCTTCTGTTCCACGGGCCATCAGGGTTTCAACCGCAGCCTGACCGTGGCCGAAATCATTTCGCAGTTGCTGGTCGCCAACCGCGCCCTGGGGCGCGATCCCAAGGGCGACCGTATCATTACCAATGTCGTGCTCATGGGCATGGGCGAACCCCTGCTGAATTTCGACAACGTCCTGCCGGCCATGCGTCTGATGCTGGACGATTACGCCTATGGCCTCTCGCGCCGGCGCGTGACCTTGTCGACGGCGGGCGTCGTGCCGATGCTGGATCATCTGCGCGAGGAATGTCCGGTGAGCCTGGCGGTGTCCCTGCACGCGCCGAGCGACGCCTTGCGCGACCAGCTGGTCCCGCTGAACAAAAAATATCCCATTCAGGAACTGCTCGAGGCCTGCCGGCGCTACTGCGCCGATTCGCCGCGCAGCCGCGTGACCTTCGAGTATGTGATGCTGGAAGGCGTCAATGACAGCATTGAACACGCGCATGAGCTTGTAAAAATTCTGGGCGACGTGCCATCCAAGGTGAATCTGATCCCGTTCAATCCCTTTCCACAGACGCAATACCGGCGTTCCTCGAAGCAGGTCATTGACCGCTTTCGTGACGTATTGATCGCGGCGGGGTTGACCACGATCACGCGCAAGACCCGCGGCGACGATATTGACGCCGCCTGCGGCCAGCTCGCCGGACGTGTGCAGGATCGTACGCGCCGGCGTGAACGCCTGGCGCTCAGGGCGGGCCGGGCGTGA
- the iscX gene encoding Fe-S cluster assembly protein IscX has product MKWTDTREIAIELSEKFPDVNPMSVRFTDLHQWVMELEDFDDMPEHSGEKILEAIQMAWMDEHGA; this is encoded by the coding sequence CTGAAATGGACCGATACCCGCGAGATCGCCATCGAGCTGAGCGAAAAGTTCCCGGACGTGAACCCGATGTCCGTGCGTTTCACGGACTTGCACCAGTGGGTGATGGAACTGGAGGATTTTGACGATATGCCCGAGCATTCCGGCGAAAAAATCCTCGAGGCCATCCAGATGGCCTGGATGGACGAGCACGGCGCCTGA
- the fdx gene encoding ISC system 2Fe-2S type ferredoxin, protein MTRLTFLPHPQICPQGKTIEVEPGISICDAALNAGIPIEHACEKACACTTCHVVVRQGFNSLAAAEEKEEDLLDKAWGLEPESRLSCQAKVGDQDLVVEIPKYTINLVSEQH, encoded by the coding sequence ATGACGCGACTGACTTTTCTGCCGCATCCGCAAATTTGCCCACAGGGAAAAACCATCGAGGTGGAGCCTGGCATCAGCATCTGCGACGCCGCCCTGAACGCCGGCATCCCCATCGAGCATGCCTGTGAAAAGGCCTGCGCCTGCACTACCTGTCACGTGGTGGTGCGCCAGGGCTTCAACAGCCTGGCGGCCGCGGAGGAAAAGGAAGAGGACCTGCTCGACAAGGCCTGGGGCCTCGAGCCCGAGTCGCGGCTCAGTTGCCAGGCCAAGGTCGGCGACCAGGACCTGGTGGTGGAGATCCCCAAATACACGATCAATCTCGTTTCCGAGCAGCACTAA
- the hscA gene encoding Fe-S protein assembly chaperone HscA codes for MALFQISEPGQTPAPHERRYAVGIDLGTTNSLVACVRSGVAETLPDGQGRHLLPSVVRYLPQGEPVVGHEAMAVAHEDPLNTIASVKRLMGRGIEDVRALGKSLPYEFTQGDSAMPRLRTAAGERSPVEISADILRTLKQRATQTLGTEINDAVITVPAYFDDAQRQATKDAARLAGLNVLRLLNEPTAAAIAYGLDSNPQGVYAVYDLGGGTFDISLLRLNRGVFEVMATGGDSALGGDDMDHAIAEWIMRAAGIRDDAGHRQMRRLLRDARAAKEALTQAERAPLHVDLGDGKNWQGELTRDALNTLIDSLIERTLAPCKRALRDAGIRAGEIDGVVLVGGATRIPRVRERVSQFFGREPLANIDPDKVVAIGAALQADILIGNKRDEEMLLLDVIPLSLGLEIMGGMVEKVIPRNTTIPVAKSQDFTTYKDGQTALLIHVLQGERELVSDCRSLARFELRGIPPMTAGAARIRVTFQIDADGLLSVSAREQTTSVESSVTVKPSYGLTDNEIERMLRDSIAHAREDDAARKLREEQVDASRLLEAVRAALTVDGALLNTDERAEIENGLAELQAVRDANDAASIKRAIKKLDQATQTFAQRRMDENIRKALAGHKLDEFDVSREKSPP; via the coding sequence ATGGCACTGTTTCAGATCAGCGAACCGGGACAAACCCCCGCTCCCCACGAGCGCCGTTACGCCGTGGGCATCGATCTCGGCACCACCAACTCGCTGGTCGCCTGTGTACGCAGCGGCGTGGCCGAGACGCTGCCGGACGGGCAGGGGCGGCATCTGCTGCCCTCGGTGGTGCGCTACCTGCCGCAGGGCGAGCCGGTCGTGGGCCACGAGGCCATGGCAGTAGCGCACGAAGACCCGCTCAATACCATCGCCTCGGTGAAACGTCTCATGGGGCGCGGCATCGAGGATGTGCGCGCGCTCGGCAAATCCCTGCCTTATGAATTTACCCAGGGTGACTCGGCCATGCCGCGCCTGCGCACCGCCGCCGGCGAGCGCAGCCCGGTGGAAATCTCCGCCGATATCCTGAGAACGCTCAAGCAACGCGCCACGCAAACGCTGGGCACGGAGATCAACGATGCTGTCATCACCGTGCCGGCCTATTTTGACGACGCCCAGCGGCAGGCCACGAAGGACGCGGCGCGCCTCGCGGGCCTGAACGTGTTGCGTCTGCTGAACGAGCCCACGGCGGCGGCGATTGCCTACGGTCTCGACAGTAATCCTCAGGGCGTTTACGCCGTTTACGACCTGGGCGGGGGCACTTTTGATATTTCATTGCTGCGCCTGAACCGGGGCGTGTTCGAGGTCATGGCGACGGGGGGAGATTCCGCACTCGGCGGCGACGACATGGATCACGCCATCGCCGAATGGATCATGCGCGCAGCCGGAATCCGGGACGACGCCGGGCACCGGCAGATGCGTCGCCTGTTGCGTGATGCGCGTGCCGCCAAGGAGGCTTTGACCCAGGCGGAACGGGCGCCGCTGCATGTCGATCTTGGCGACGGGAAAAACTGGCAAGGCGAGCTGACACGCGATGCGCTGAATACCCTGATCGATTCCCTGATTGAGCGCACGCTCGCCCCCTGCAAACGCGCGCTGCGCGATGCCGGCATTCGCGCCGGTGAAATCGACGGCGTGGTGCTGGTGGGCGGCGCCACGCGCATCCCGCGCGTGCGCGAGAGAGTGTCGCAATTCTTCGGGCGCGAGCCGCTGGCCAACATCGATCCCGACAAGGTGGTCGCCATCGGCGCGGCCTTGCAGGCCGATATCCTGATCGGCAACAAGCGCGACGAGGAGATGCTGCTGCTGGATGTCATCCCCCTGTCTCTGGGCCTGGAGATCATGGGCGGCATGGTGGAAAAGGTCATTCCGCGCAATACAACGATCCCGGTGGCGAAGTCGCAGGACTTTACCACCTACAAGGACGGGCAGACCGCCTTGCTGATCCACGTGCTGCAGGGCGAGCGCGAGCTGGTTTCCGACTGCCGTTCGCTGGCGCGCTTCGAGCTGCGCGGCATTCCGCCAATGACGGCCGGCGCGGCGCGCATACGGGTGACTTTCCAGATCGATGCCGACGGATTGCTGAGCGTATCGGCCCGCGAGCAGACGACCAGCGTCGAGAGCAGCGTGACGGTCAAGCCGTCTTATGGTCTCACGGACAACGAAATCGAACGCATGTTGCGCGATTCAATCGCGCATGCGCGCGAGGACGATGCCGCACGCAAGTTACGCGAGGAGCAGGTTGATGCCAGTCGCCTGCTGGAAGCGGTGCGCGCGGCGCTGACGGTGGATGGTGCATTGCTGAACACGGATGAGCGTGCCGAGATCGAGAACGGTCTTGCAGAGTTGCAAGCCGTGCGTGATGCAAATGACGCAGCCTCCATCAAACGTGCCATCAAGAAGCTCGATCAGGCCACCCAGACATTCGCCCAGCGTCGCATGGACGAGAACATCCGCAAGGCCCTGGCGGGACACAAGCTCGACGAGTTCGATGTCTCCCGGGAGAAATCCCCGCCATGA